Genomic segment of Sebastes umbrosus isolate fSebUmb1 chromosome 19, fSebUmb1.pri, whole genome shotgun sequence:
gttctgagagaaactagacttctgcacctcctgatggctctgttttcaggctttaaaaaatgtagcctgtgataggagactttggccaatcacagctcatttcagagagagagagagcgttcctattggctgcaaATACAGATGCACATGCAGGTCCCTTCAGATGGTGAAAGCCTGATTCAACGGCGGAATATCCTGCAAGAAAAGTTACTATTCCAGTATTAGCAACAAGTGTCTACGCTAAACTATTAGCTACACTTGCTACATTTTTGGGGATTAGATCAGAGTAAACTAGTTAGATAGACTGATGAATTAGATATATTAGACTATGTTCAATTGGTTGAGATTTGATTGGAGGAAGGGGTGAacctgttgctgttgttgtctgcAGGCTTCATgagcttctttctctctttgcagagcagcagcagattgAGACAACTCTGACTTCTCTCTGGAAAATGGAAATTCAGCCATAAAGAAATCAATACAATTTTTGGTAGTTATATGGATATTCAGAGTAAACTAATCAGTCAACCAGATGATTTCTTCGATGTGACCTCAACTGTTTTCTACTGAAGTTGCGTCTATGTAAAACATTCTTTTTACTTGTATTGATATTTGTGGTCtgatgtaaatatgtaaaacacaaaataaacatgtaTGTACCGATCCAGTTTCTGGAACTCCTGGTCCAGCAGAGTGAAGGCTGTCTGGATCATTTTCATGGCCTGATCTCGAACTGTACTGAAGTCTCTGTGGACCATCGCCTGCAGGAGGAAACATTACATTTCCTGAGTTATTATTAGTGTGAGCAGACAGTAGGCTATTATCAACTACCAGGACGACTGCCACCTGTGCATTAGCTGCTGTGTTCCTGGACTGGTTGAAGGGAGCAGAGTCGCTCAGCTCGTAACGAACATTGGGAACCTTCGTGGGCGTGAAGCTGTTAACGGTCACAACCAGAATGAAACCAAAGTGTTAAAACTGAGAGGCGAGACTCAAACAGAGCGTGACATGAGGCTGAAACTGCAaacgcacactacacacacaagGATGGAACAGAAACACAGGTGTGTACAGCAGCTGCTGACCTGTGGCTGACTCCCTGCAGACCAAACTCTGACAGAATCTCCTTCATCACTGTGGAGaaaaagtttgttttctgtctgtttgtatgttgttgttggctttttttttgtactatttcgaaataatagtattaaaaagtatcagtaaaaaacagtaaaagttATATTTAGGGTATGGATGGATGCCGCCCCTATGATTCGCCTATACCACCTATACCTAGGGCTGGCTCTGCTGCAGCCTCTAGGCCCTAGTATATAagtatattaataaaataaatatgaataatgtacCTGGTTGTCTCTCTGAGGGGTTAATGAGTTTCATCACCTTCAGATCATTAAACTCCTGCTCTTCATTCTTCCCTCCAAATACATACAGCTGtcaaccagaaaaaaaatatgttttttatattattagacATGACAATAATAAACAAAGTCTCAAATATTTACTGACGTGGCTGTGGAGGACGAAGGCGGTGTGTCCGTGGCGTCGGGCCGGAGGAATCCCGACGTACAGAGGAACCTTCCACTTCATCTTAGCTGCAGAGACACAATGTGAAATATTGGAAGACTTTCTTTACAATAATTCATATATTCATTTGTCGGTTAATCTGCAGCACCTCACTCACAAATACTGAGTTTATGGATTTCATTGGAAGACGTCATCATGCCGTCCTCATTTGTGCTTTTGCCACCAAACAGGTAGATATCCTCCATGGGATTAAACATTGGGGGAAATGACATTCAGTGTAATCAAAATAACAATGAACAATGGAGAAATAAATGGACAGCTACTTCTATTAATGTATACATCTCCTTTGATTTCCTTTACTGGTTTTAATACCCTGCTCTACAGTGAAACAATATGTCATTCAGCTGTATTTTTATAGTTGGAATgacaaaataaacttgaaatacAGTTATAAAGAATCTATGGAGGCTTAAGTGTGCCAATGGAATAAGTGGCTAAATAGAATTTATTACATAattgatgcatttttaaaattatcAATTAACTTTTTCTACTAATATTGAAAGATGTTAATGAAGCTGATAAAACTGAGTAATATTCAACATgatcaaaaaaacaacaacaacaaagaaataatcCATTCATGTGACAACATTTAACCGTGGATCTGTTCCGAGGAGGTTGAATCATTCAGGAATGACAGACACCCTTGCTGTAGTTtctgtggttgccatggtaacacaGCCAGCCGCAGAAAAAAGGTTGGAAACAAAGTTGGAACATCATGAACTCTGAATGTAGTTGCACAGAGCGTTCAGGAAAGCGACAGCCGCCCCCCCTCtcgttgctgctgctgcggcaACCACTCGTTGTCTGAAagcaccttgtgtgtgtgtgtgtgtactttatCATGGTGTGCAGTCAGTGTTTGTCcgctgcaggctgcaggtgaTTCTCCCTTCACCTCCCATTTCTGCCACACCAAGATCTCTAAAACACAAAGGTCAGGAGTCAGAGACTACTGAATAACAGTAGATATCACAAGTCAGACTGTTTAATGTTAGGGTGTGTTAAACTTTTAAAGAACTGCACTTGTATGGAAGTCCAGAACTGACTACACTGAAGTGAAATCATTTAttatttgggctgtcaatcgattaaaatatataaatggcgattaatcgcatgattgtacatagtaaattgtgattaattacaattttttttctgttcaaaatgtaccttcaagggagatttgtcaagtatttaatttatcaacatgggagtgggcaaattctagctttaacactgagcccgctacaacctaaaaatcggaagttgcgttaatgcgttaaaaaaattagtggcattaaaacgaagttgcattaacgcgttattatcacaatGACTTTGACAGcgctatttattatattatattccatttaatatcttttttgaaaatataaatactggGATATTTAGAATAAACTTTAACTACAACTGGCAGAGTATGTGCTACCTGAACttataaatgaaaatacaaaCCACTTGACAATCCCTCCGATGTTTtctatatatttctgtattatccGAATCAGTGTTTACCTGTGTTGAGACCATGGAAGTCTTTACAAAAGTCTCCACCTGCTTCAAAACCTCCAAACATGAACACCTGATCTCCGACCAGAGCAAAACTCTGACCCCACCTACACatacaataaacacacaaacaaaattatTGTCAGTGTTGATGAGATGCAACAACCCCCGTGCattttaatataatacaatacaacatTCCTGTAATAAATCCTCCCTTTGTGAAACTGATAATAAGTGTCTTACAGAGCAGGAGGCAGCGATCCGCTAGTTTTTACCGGCGTCCAGGTGAGAGACGCTGAAATAAATGACACAATCAAAAGGTCAGTCTTTGAAAGTTCAATTTCATAGACATGAAGAAGAAAGTCATTCAATCTAAAGGCTGATTGGAAAATTAGAGAGTACTCTGGATTTGTTGGGAATAAGGTAAACCATTAAAAAGCAGAAGTATGGTCCTTTAatcaagatgatgatgatgatgatgtatggACCTGTGTTGAAGACCATGAGATCGTCAGTTGGATTCCCTCCCACTATGCCTCCGTACACGTAGATGTTGTCTCCCACTGCAACAGAGCTGTGTCTGAGGGTTCTGAGGGCCACGCCCCCGACTGCTAAGCAATCCCAAGTCAGAGACACTgttagaaaatggaaataccatCACAGTGCTGTTGGGCTTTATTTTACTCTTCCTTAATGTAACACTAAAGCAACAACAAAAGCATTAGCACACACCGACGTgttgtctcctcctgctgtaaCATCCTCACCTATATCAAAGCTGTAGACTCCTGGGAGACACTCAGGGGCGTCGGGGGTGGACGCTCCTCCAAACAGATACAGCTTCCCTTTCACAACACTTAAAAGGAAAGCAAGATGAAGCTATGAATAAAAATGCATTAGtgcatttattgtattttgctACCGCTGTACTGCACAGTACTTTTGATTGCATCGAGAATCAACATCTCCACACAGCTTTTCAGgccaacaaaagcaaaacattgATGCCTTATATGAAACCATGGGCAGCCACTGCCATTAAACAATACTTTTTCTGCTGTTCCCCAATCATCCATGCCAACTAAGTCACAAGCTAACTCAGTCAGTGCTGTAGTTTACCAAAGAGTGTGTCCTTCTCTGGCTGAGGGAACTTCTCCACTCTGAGGAATCTCCTCCCATGTCACATCATCAGGAGAAActacaaataacaacaaaatctctggttattagttattatttttcAGTCACAGCAGCTCAGCTTAATAACAGCAACAGTGTGATGTAGTATGGAGGACCAAATATGACCTAATGAGGAATAGATgtttgaatacataaataaggtCAAATATAATGTATGTAATGAAATATTACATGATGTGGACAAAACCAAGACAAATATTGCAAaatctttagaaaaaaaataaataaaataaatgaataaatctatACATTTAGAATACATTAATGTCACCTCAGGACTTTTATCCTTTTTAAGGGTTTCTTTTTCATTCAGTGTTTCTAATCAAAACTTTTGCGTCATCGGCTCCAAATCAGTGAAATAGTGTGAAACCTTAAGCAGAAATTGTATCATATCGCTAACCAACaatacatacaaacatgcaTGTGTAAAACTTTGCTCAACAGCATTACTTGTGGTCCAAAACTCTACTTTAAGCATCTTCTAGACACACAaggtaaaataatataattttcaGACCTTCTGGGCCTCCGTAGATTAGGCTACAATATAGTCAGGACTGCATCTTTTATTTGTACCTGATAACATGTAGAAGTCGCTGAAGTAAACAGTGTTGTCCTCCTAAATAAATAAGAAGACAATTAGCATTACCATCCAGATTCCATGTTTCGGccatgttttgtgtgtaattaGAGAATAAAAAGTCACCTCTTGGTTGATGCTGGAGGCTCCTCCGAACAGAAAGGCAACGTTTCCTGCCACAGCTAAAGCATGACCTTGTCTGTGACAGAATAAGAAGGGGTCTGTTGATCTAACAATGAGCAACCACCACAcataaaacatcttttccagTTTCATCTACGTCAAGCCTTGAGTGAGTTTGTCATCAAATGAATCATCAGTCTAGTCTCAGACCGTCATACACTTAATTATGGTAGGAAACAATGTGACCCACCTGGGACTTGGAGCTTCTCCCCTCATCTCCTTTTCCAGCCAGTGACCGCTGGCTAATGCCATCTTCACAtctgctgtctctctcacaaacacacacacacacacacacacacacacacatacacacacacacacacacacacacacacacacacacacacacacgcacacacacacacacatacacacacacacacacacatacacacacacaaacagttacCATCTGAATTGTTCAGGAATCTGAGTCACAGGATAAACTACATACTCTACTGCTGAGGTTTATTTTTGGTCGCTTTGTCTTTTAGTCATCCCAATATCtaagaacttttttttgttagagTTCAGTCTGCTGGACACATAACAAGTGATTAGTATTGGTAAGGATTAGGGCTgccaattaatcgcacatttttcatctgttaaaAATCACCTGATTGGATTGTTATCAGGCttttaaataggcgttatcagttgctataagcacaatagatgtgggtcattaggggcctactacgcctactatatcaacatgggaggcaaatatgcttgcaaatgtatgtatatatttattattggaaatcaattaacacataacaatgacaaatattgtccagaaaccctcacaggtactgcatctagcataaaaaatatgctcaaatcataacatgacaaactcaagcccaacaggcaacaacagttgtcagtgtgtcagtgtgctgacttgactatgacttgccccaaactgcatgtgattatcataaagtgggcatgtctgtaaaggggagaccccattttcattcacatatcttgaggtcagaggtcaaggggaccatAATCTACCATAACTCTTAAACACAATGTGCAGGTGCAGCAGAATGATGACAGATATCAACAATCAAATTTGATGCCATTTCACCTCCAGGTGGCACTACAGCAACATTATACATTTAAATTGCCATATCCAGATGGAtaaattcaaaaaaaaaaaattgtttatcACAACCATAAATTAAGACTATTGTGTGGCcttgaatgtttttgtttataaaaACCAACATCAGCAGGATGAACCCTACCTGTCGAGCTTTGTGTCTGTCAGGATGTCgacttcttgtttttttttagttctaCCGGTGTTTTATTGAAGCCGCGCTGAGCCACGGATGAGTCATCCCAGCTCTAAATCCAACAGCTGTCCTCTGAGTCTAGGCTTACAGGTAACCCACACTTTACTCTGCAGGTacgctgttgcctagcaacgcgtCCAAACACACTGCAGATCAGCATTTACTGTAACAGGACAGATAGAGAGCActgagaaaaaaggaaaagtgtgtgtgtgtgagtgtgtgtgtgtgtgtgtgtatgtgtgtgtgtgagttaaagGTACAGACAAGAGCAGTCTGGCTACGCTGTCGTTGGAATCCCTAAAAACGTGGTATTTCACCCGGATGGACGTGGTTTTGCAGGAAATAGCAGAGCACACTTCGGCAACCATCTCTCAACCTTCAGCTCATGCCGTACCATCGATGTTGATCCAGTAGGAACCAACAAGCTTTTGGTGTCTTCAGATGGGGTCGTATTTACCGTGTTCATAAGTGGTGACGGTGGGAAATGGCGTCAACAAACACTTCACAACTTctgaactcagagctttcagaaactttccagtTATCGTGAATACgtcaagaggggggcgttcatatggactcaacTTATGAACACGGTTTAACTACACGATTTAAAACAAATAGTAGActgaagaaaaatatataataataataataataataataataataatcatgatatGAAGTTAATttaactactactaataattt
This window contains:
- the zmp:0000001301 gene encoding acyl-CoA-binding domain-containing protein 6 isoform X2, with protein sequence MALASGHWLEKEMRGEAPSPRQGHALAVAGNVAFLFGGASSINQEEDNTVYFSDFYMLSVSPDDVTWEEIPQSGEVPSAREGHTLCVVKGKLYLFGGASTPDAPECLPGVYSFDIASLTWTPVKTSGSLPPALWGQSFALVGDQVFMFGGFEAGGDFCKDFHGLNTEILVWQKWEVKGESPAACSGQTLTAHHDKDIYLFGGKSTNEDGMMTSSNEIHKLSISKMKWKVPLYVGIPPARRHGHTAFVLHSHLYVFGGKNEEQEFNDLKVMKLINPSERQPVMKEILSEFGLQGVSHSFTPTKVPNVRYELSDSAPFNQSRNTAANAQAMVHRDFSTVRDQAMKMIQTAFTLLDQEFQKLDREKSELSQSAAALQREKEAHEACRQQQQQELQEMLDRHRSQNEAWLRARAEENDREKRELCRLREEVLQEQERLKEEQNSIQKRSEHLLSIMQQFKGM
- the zmp:0000001301 gene encoding rab9 effector protein with kelch motifs isoform X1 encodes the protein MALASGHWLEKEMRGEAPSPRQGHALAVAGNVAFLFGGASSINQEEDNTVYFSDFYMLSVSPDDVTWEEIPQSGEVPSAREGHTLCVVKGKLYLFGGASTPDAPECLPGVYSFDIVSLTWDCLAVGGVALRTLRHSSVAVGDNIYVYGGIVGGNPTDDLMVFNTASLTWTPVKTSGSLPPALWGQSFALVGDQVFMFGGFEAGGDFCKDFHGLNTEILVWQKWEVKGESPAACSGQTLTAHHDKDIYLFGGKSTNEDGMMTSSNEIHKLSISKMKWKVPLYVGIPPARRHGHTAFVLHSHLYVFGGKNEEQEFNDLKVMKLINPSERQPVMKEILSEFGLQGVSHSFTPTKVPNVRYELSDSAPFNQSRNTAANAQAMVHRDFSTVRDQAMKMIQTAFTLLDQEFQKLDREKSELSQSAAALQREKEAHEACRQQQQQELQEMLDRHRSQNEAWLRARAEENDREKRELCRLREEVLQEQERLKEEQNSIQKRSEHLLSIMQQFKGM